In the Sedimentisphaera cyanobacteriorum genome, TTTTGTTAGAAGCAAAAGAAGCAGTTTCTTTCTTCTTGGCCGGTTCGGGCTGCTGAGAAATCTCCGGCCCGGAGATCACCATTACAGCATCTTTTGCGGAATCCAGCACATCTGAATCTTTGAACACTACTTCCTGCGTTTGAAACGGCAAAATTCCTTCGCTCTGCTTCTGCGAAAAGAATCCTTCCGGACGCGGGGACGCGCCCTGAACCGCTATCCACACTCCCGCTACCACTGCGAAAGCTATAAGTAAACCTGTTTTTTCTTTTCCTGACATCTCTACACCCTCTCTGAAACTGCTGCTGCGCTAAAGAAATCAATTTAGTTTTGCTATTCTCAGCTTGGCGCTTCTGCTGCGGGGATTTTCACTAACCTCGCCTTCAGAAGCAGTCAGAGGCTTTTTCGTTACGATTTCGTAAATACCTGCCTGCTTGTTTTCTTTAAAGTTCTGTTTCACGATCCTGTCCTCAAGGCTGTGAAAGCTTATCACTGCAATCTGCCCGCCCGGGTTGAGAATATCCGGAGCATCTTGAAGAAGCTTTCCAAGAGCACCCAATTCGTCGTTAACCGCTATCCTGAGAGCCTGAAAGGTTCTCGTTGCCGGGTGCTGCTTACCGCCGGTTCTAACTACCCTTGCTGTCAGCGAGGCGAGCTGCCCGGTTGAAGTGATTTTCTGATGCTGCCGTCTTTGGCATATCAGACGGGCTATCTTCCTTGAAGCCCTTTCCTCGCCGTACTGATAGATTATATCAGCAAGCTCTTCTTCCGGCACAGTGTTCACTATATCCGCAGCGGTAATCTCAATATCTTCATCAAGCCTCATATCCAGAGGCATATTGTTCTGGAAACTCATCCCCCTGTCGGGGTCTTCCACCTGTCCGGAGGAAAATCCCAGATCAGCGAGAATCAAATCAGCTTTTTCTATGCCC is a window encoding:
- the rsmH gene encoding 16S rRNA (cytosine(1402)-N(4))-methyltransferase RsmH produces the protein MSAKHIPVLAETLLQWISIGKDAVFVDCTLGHGGHAYLISKKLSSSGMIIGFDVDQKSLDYSADVLAGAECRAALVKSNFCRVKDNLHRLGIEKADLILADLGFSSGQVEDPDRGMSFQNNMPLDMRLDEDIEITAADIVNTVPEEELADIIYQYGEERASRKIARLICQRRQHQKITSTGQLASLTARVVRTGGKQHPATRTFQALRIAVNDELGALGKLLQDAPDILNPGGQIAVISFHSLEDRIVKQNFKENKQAGIYEIVTKKPLTASEGEVSENPRSRSAKLRIAKLN